In a single window of the Nilaparvata lugens isolate BPH chromosome 1, ASM1435652v1, whole genome shotgun sequence genome:
- the LOC111064387 gene encoding hairy/enhancer-of-split related with YRPW motif protein isoform X2, with product MLSRKKRRGIIEKRRRDRINNSLLELRRLVPSAYEKQGSAKLEKAEILQLTVDHLKVLHSKGLDALAYDPSKFAMDYHNIGFRECAAEVARYLVTVEGLDIQDPLRLRLMSHLQCFAAQRELASKQSAWYPPHGQAVTPAGHQHQQQQQQHHQNNSNQHQNQHQSQLDSTGNSSFDTSCETAASSPSTPSAIPPVSSSQTTLTPLTPVSMSSSASNALYQHHSTSNHHQEQTPPYHQTHHHHHPHQPSGYHQNPNDISHQNYSPHHPNSNQVSSQMKPYRPWGAEVAY from the exons ATGCTGAGCCGCAAGAAGCGACGCGGCATAATCGAGAAGCGGCGGAGAGACCGCATCAACAACAGCCTGCTGGAGTTGCGACGCCTCGTGCCCTCCGCCTACGAGAAGCAGGGCTCTGCCAAACTGGAGAAGGCCGAAATACTCCAACTCACCGTTGACCATCTCAAGGTGCTACATTCCAAAG GTCTAGATGCACTGGCCTACGATCCATCCAAGTTTGCAATGGACTACCACAACATCGGCTTCAGAGAGTGCGCGGCCGAAGTTGCCCGCTACCTGGTAACGGTGGAGGGACTCGACATCCAGGATCCTTTGAGGCTGCGCCTGATGTCACATCTGCAGTGCTTCGCCGCGCAGAGGGAGTTGGCAAGCAAGCAGTCTGCATGGTACCCGCCGCACGGCCAGGCGGTCACGCCGGCAGGACATCAGCATCAGCAACAGCAACAGCAACATCATCAGAATAATTCGAATCAGCATCAGAATCAGCACCAAAGTCAGTTGGATTCGACAGGGAACTCGTCGTTTGACACATCCTGCGAAACAGCAGCATCCTCGCCGTCAACGCCTTCAGCGATTCCCCCCGTCTCCTCCTCTCAAACCACCCTCACCCCCCTCACACCCGTATCCATGTCGTCGTCGGCGTCGAACGCTCTCTACCAACACCATTCCACCAGCAATCATCACCAGGAACAAACCCCTCCCTACCACcaaactcatcatcatcatcatccccaTCAACCCTCCGGTTATCACCAGAATCCCAACGACATATCCCACCAAAACTACTCCCCTCATCATCCCAATTCCAACCAGGTTTCCTCTCAGATGAAACCCTACAGACCGTGGGGCGCCGAGGTCGCTTATTAA
- the LOC111064387 gene encoding hairy/enhancer-of-split related with YRPW motif protein isoform X1 encodes MLHHQQPPPAKRALSESDDCDDAFSEESSKDQCPSPGEADSCQMLSRKKRRGIIEKRRRDRINNSLLELRRLVPSAYEKQGSAKLEKAEILQLTVDHLKVLHSKGLDALAYDPSKFAMDYHNIGFRECAAEVARYLVTVEGLDIQDPLRLRLMSHLQCFAAQRELASKQSAWYPPHGQAVTPAGHQHQQQQQQHHQNNSNQHQNQHQSQLDSTGNSSFDTSCETAASSPSTPSAIPPVSSSQTTLTPLTPVSMSSSASNALYQHHSTSNHHQEQTPPYHQTHHHHHPHQPSGYHQNPNDISHQNYSPHHPNSNQVSSQMKPYRPWGAEVAY; translated from the exons GTCCATCGCCGGGTGAAGCGGACAGCTGTCAGATGCTGAGCCGCAAGAAGCGACGCGGCATAATCGAGAAGCGGCGGAGAGACCGCATCAACAACAGCCTGCTGGAGTTGCGACGCCTCGTGCCCTCCGCCTACGAGAAGCAGGGCTCTGCCAAACTGGAGAAGGCCGAAATACTCCAACTCACCGTTGACCATCTCAAGGTGCTACATTCCAAAG GTCTAGATGCACTGGCCTACGATCCATCCAAGTTTGCAATGGACTACCACAACATCGGCTTCAGAGAGTGCGCGGCCGAAGTTGCCCGCTACCTGGTAACGGTGGAGGGACTCGACATCCAGGATCCTTTGAGGCTGCGCCTGATGTCACATCTGCAGTGCTTCGCCGCGCAGAGGGAGTTGGCAAGCAAGCAGTCTGCATGGTACCCGCCGCACGGCCAGGCGGTCACGCCGGCAGGACATCAGCATCAGCAACAGCAACAGCAACATCATCAGAATAATTCGAATCAGCATCAGAATCAGCACCAAAGTCAGTTGGATTCGACAGGGAACTCGTCGTTTGACACATCCTGCGAAACAGCAGCATCCTCGCCGTCAACGCCTTCAGCGATTCCCCCCGTCTCCTCCTCTCAAACCACCCTCACCCCCCTCACACCCGTATCCATGTCGTCGTCGGCGTCGAACGCTCTCTACCAACACCATTCCACCAGCAATCATCACCAGGAACAAACCCCTCCCTACCACcaaactcatcatcatcatcatccccaTCAACCCTCCGGTTATCACCAGAATCCCAACGACATATCCCACCAAAACTACTCCCCTCATCATCCCAATTCCAACCAGGTTTCCTCTCAGATGAAACCCTACAGACCGTGGGGCGCCGAGGTCGCTTATTAA